A stretch of DNA from Rheinheimera sp. MMS21-TC3:
CGTTAAGCTTAACTGACCAAGCCATAGCACAAAGTAATAGCAATATTCAGCTAGATGTTATTAGAGCCATGTTGGGGTATCTAGAGCAGAGTTGGGCCGAGCAATTGTTACAGGCCGTTTTAGATCAAGATGCCGTGAGTTTACAACAGCAATTAGCAAGCTTAGTCCAGCAGCATAATGATTATGCTCAAGTGTTAGATGATATTCTGGCAATATTACATCTAACAGCACTAAGTCAATTTACGCCCGCCGCTGCAGCAATAAGTGAAAGTGCAGACTTTATCCTCCAGTTAGCTCAGCGTTTAGAGCCAGCTCAAGTGCAGTTATATTATCAATTATTAATTAGTGGCAAAAAAGAATTAGCTTATGCGCCTGATGCTTTAATTGGTTTAGAGATGGCGCTGTTAAGAGCGATGGCGTTTGCGCCGGCAAAAGTAAATATAACTAGCTTAGCTACTCAGCCCATTATCGAACCCAGCCCTGAAAGCTTGCCGCAAACTGCGCCGGCAGCAATTGCTGTTAGCCCTGATATTGCTAAAAAAACGATAGTTGAACCTGCAGTATCAGCACCAGAAATACAGCAGCCAGCAGCAGAGCAATCTATCAGCGGAATTGATTCTGTCACCTCAGGTATTATGGCTAGACGAGGTATAAAGTTAGCACAACCAAGTCGAGATGCAGAAAAAAAGATTGAGCGGCCAAAAGCGCCGCACTCGCTAGAGCTACAACAAGTCGAGCCGCCATTTAAATCACAGCAGCTTAGCCACTCGTCACCAGTTACTACAGCTGAAGCTATTAATACTAATGAAGTACAACCGCAGCCGGTATTAGATGATGAACCTGATTCTTATGTGGCTAATGATGAACCAGAGATGTTTGAGCATGCTCAAGCCGATGTTATGTGGCAGCAGTTTCAAACTGAGTCACCTGCATTAACCGAGTTTGACGGTAGTATTAATCAGCAAAATTTTTCTATTAAGTTTGCTGCTCAAGTGGATGCCTGGGCAGCAAGAATAGAGCAACTAGATACTGGTGGCTTAAGCCGTTTATTTTTACTTAATGCCGCTATGAGTTTGCAAGCAGAAAACATGCAGTTAACGGTAGCAAAGAGTCAGCAGCATTTAGATAATGCAGAATTTAGACAAAATTTACAGCAGTTGTTAGAACGCAGCTTTAATCAGCGGTTACAAGTGCATATTCACTATCAGGATGAGGTGGCAGATAGTCCTTTGGCTATTCAGCAGCGGATAGTGGCAGAGCGTCGAATCTATGTGCATAATCTATTGCAACAAGATCCTAATATCATTCAGCTTCAACAGTTGTTTGGTGCCCAAATGCTTGAGGATACAATTCAGGTAAACTAGTGGAAACAAGTAGACAAGGCTTGTCTTTATGTGACTGGATCTTTATCTTGTCGCCCCTAGGCAGAGCTAAAGTACGCTGATAAGTGCAAAATATAGCAATATATAACTTAATTAATACTAACTAACAGAGAGCGATATTATGTTTAAAGGTGGTATGGGCAATATCATGAAGCAAGCGCAAGCTATGCAAGAAAAAATGCAAAAAGCGCAAGCCGAAATCGCAACCATGGAAGTCACTGGTGAGTCTGGTGCTGGTTTAGTAAAAATTACCATGCTAGGTAATCACAATGTGCGTCGAGTCAGTATTGACGACAGCCTATTAGAAGATGATAAAGAGATGTTGGAAGACTTAATCGCGGCTGCTTTAAATGATGCTGTGCGTAGGGTGGAAGAAGCCAGCAAAGAGAAAATGGGCTCAATCGCTGGGGGTATGCAATTACCACCTGGCATGAAAATGCCATTCTAATGAGTCGTTATACACCATTATTACAGCAATTGATTGATGCCCTACGCATTTTACCCGGTGTAGGGCCTAAGTCTGCTCAGCGTATGGCTTTTGCCTTACTAGAACGCAATAGAGATGCAGGATTGGCCTTAGCCGATGCTTTGACCCAAGCTATGACTAATATTGGTAATTGCCAAGGTTGTCGTACCTTTTGCCAGTCAACTTTATGTTCAATTTGCACTGATCCTAAACGCGAGCTAGATGGTATTCTTTGTGTGGTGGGATCTGCTGCCGATCAGCATGCCATAGAACAAACAGGGCAATTTAAAGGGCGCTACTTTGTGTTACAAGGCTATTTATCACCCTTAGATGGCATAGGGCCACAAGATTTAGGCCTTGATAGCTTAAATGAGCTATTGGCTAAGGGCAGTACCACTGAACTTATATTAGCCACTAATCCTACTGTTGAAGGTGATGCTACCGCATTTTATATTGCTGAATTAGCTCAAAAGTATAAGGTTAAAGTGTCACGTATAGCTCAGGGCATACCTATAGGTGGTGAGCTTGAGTTTATTGATGGTACTACCTTATCGCATGCTTTTAGTGGTCGTAAACAGTATTAAAACTAAAAAGGGGTCAGAGTGATTTTAAAATCACTCTGACCCCTTTTTAATATTTTAGCTTGAAATCTGCTAAATCCTCCCCATATTAGTTAACAGTATCTTGCTGCCCTTACTGGCAGTATTTTAATGTTATTAACCAGTTATTTTGAGGATTTACACAATGAGTGATACCACAGCAACTTCAGCTGGCCAGAAGCAAACCCATGGCTTTCAGGCGGAAGTAAAACAGCTATTGCAGCTGATGATCCATTCACTGTATTCAAATAAAGAAATTTTCTTACGTGAGCTAGTATCAAACGCATCAGATGCGGCAGATAAGCTGCGTTTTATGGCGCTATCAGACAGTAGCTTGTATGGTGATGATGGCGAATTACGGGTTCGTATTAGTTTAGATGAAAAAGCCCGCACCTTAACCATCGACGATAACGGCATAGGTATGTCAGAGCAAGATGTTATTAGTCATCTTGGTACTATTGCTAAGTCTGGCACTAAAGAGTTTTTCTCTCAGTTGTCAGGCGATCAAAGTAAAGACTCAAATTTAATTGGCCAGTTTGGTGTTGGTTTTTATTCTGCCTTTATCGTTGCTGATAAAGTAACAGTCCGCACTCGTAAAGCGGGTGCAGCGGCTAATGAAGCTATTGAATGGGAATCGGCAGGTGAAGGTGATTACAGCATTACACCTATTACTAAAGACAGCCGTGGTACTGAAATAACCTTACATTTACGTGAAGGTGAAGATGAGTTCTTAAGCCGCTGGACGGTTGAAAGAATCGTAACAAAATACTCAGATCATATCAGTATTCCTGTCGAGTTATGGCAAGAAGCGCAAGCTGAAGTGAAAGGGGAAGACGGCGAAGTAACTACGCCAGCGAAGCCTGGTCAGTGGCAAGCGGTTAATAAAGCAACTGCTTTATGGACGCGAGATAAGTCAGACTTAACTGATGAAGAGTATAATGAATTTTATAAGCATATTTCACACGACTGGAGTGACCCATTAAGCTGGAGCCATAACAAGGTAGAAGGTAACAACAATTACACTAGCCTGTTATATATCCCGAAAAAAGCACCATTCGATATGTGGAATCGTGATGCGCAGCATGGCTTAAAACTTTATGTACAACGTGTCTTTATTATGGACGACGCTGAGCAGTTTATGCCAAGTTACTTGCGCTTTATTAAAGGGGTATTAGACTCAAGCGACTTACCATTAAACGTATCACGAGAAATTCTTCAAGATACTAAGGTAACGCAAAGCTTACGTAAGGGTTGTACTAGCCGTACTTTAAAAATGCTTGAAAAGCTAACTAAAGATAGCGAAAAGTATCAAGCCTTCTGGGATGAGTTTGGCCAAGTATTAAAAGAAGGCCCAGCTGAAGATATGGCGAATAAAGAGCAAATTGCAGCTTTATTACGTTTTGCTTCAACTCATACCGATGAAAGCGTGCAAAATGTATCTCTAGCTGATTACATTAGCCGGATGAAAGAAGGCCAAGACGAAATCTATTATATTGTTGCCGATAGTTTTGCTGCGGCTAAAAATAGTCCGCATTTAGAAGTATTACGCAAAAAAGGTTTAGAAGTCTTACTGCTTTCTGATCGTATTGATGAATGGTTAGTGCAGCATTTAACTGAGTTTAATGATAAAAAATTACGCTCAGTGGCTAAAGGCGGCTTAGATTTATCTAAATTAGATGATGAAGAGACTAAAAAAGCCCAGCAAGAAACAGAAGAAGCTTTTGCATCAGTGCTAGAGCGCTTTAAAACTGCTCTAGGCAACCAAGTTAAAGATGTGAAGGTTAGCCATCGTTTAACCGACAGCCCAGCTTGTGTGGTCACTGACGAGCATGATATGAGCACTCAGATGATTAAGCTAATGGAATCTGCAGGGCAAAAGGTGCCAGAAGTTAAACCTATTTTTGAAATTAACGCTGAACATACCTTAGTTAAGCATATTTCTGAGCAGCAAGATGAAGATCGCTTTAAAGAGTGGGCAGAGGTTCTGCTTGATCAAGCCTTGTTAGCCGAAAAAGGTAATTTGAAAGATCCAGCAAGCTTTGTTAACCGCTTGAATAAGCTGTTATTGTCTCTAGCGAAGTAATAATATTACTGCTTAAAAAACCACCTTAGGGTGGTTTTTTTATTGTAATTTTATGCCCACTAACAGACTGTTTATATTAACTCATAACATTTTGCTGCTTAGTTCCTAGCTATGAACATTTTTATTTAGCTAGGTGCCGCCACTGAAGCGTTAGCTGATGCTAGTCAGACAAACTTCTTGTTTCAAGTTAGACATTGTGTAAAGATCTCGGCTTTCTTATTAAATTATTTATCTCAGAATATGAGGAATTTGCTATGCGCATAATATTGTTGGGTGCCCCAGGTGCCGGAAAAGGAACACAGGCTCAGCTCCTGATGAATAAATATGGCATTCCACAAATATCAACGGGCGATATGCTGCGCGCAGCAATTAAAGAAGGTTCAGCCTTAGGCGTAGCTGCTAAACAAGTGATGGATGCCGGCCAATTAGTCTCTGATGATCTTATCATTGGTTTAGTAAAAGAGCGGATCGCCAAGGCTGATTGTGCTCAAGGTTTCTTATTAGATGGCTTTCCGCGCACTATCCCACAAGCCGATGCTATGAAAGAGAATGGTATTGTAATAGATCATGTTATTGAATTTGATGTTGCTGATGATGTAATTGTTGAGCGTATGAGCGGACGTCGTGTCCATCCAGCATCTGGTCGGGTATATCACTTACGTTATAATCCGCCAAAAGTAGAAGGTAAGGATGATATTACCGGTGAAGACTTAGTTATCCGAGTTGATGATGTTGAAGAAACAGTGCGCAAGCGTTTAGCTATTTATCATGAGCAAACTGAGCCATTAGTGGGTTATTACCGCAAAGAAGCAGAAGCAGGGAATACTAAGTATCATCATATAGATGGCACTAAGCCAGTTGATCAAGTTGGTCAAGAATTATTATCACGCTTAAGCTAAAATGTGCTAAATAAAAAAGCCCAAATTTAGAGTTTGGGCTTTTTTATGGCTGTCGAAAGCCGGGCTAAGTTAACCTTTAGCCGCTATACGGCTT
This window harbors:
- a CDS encoding YbaB/EbfC family nucleoid-associated protein, which codes for MFKGGMGNIMKQAQAMQEKMQKAQAEIATMEVTGESGAGLVKITMLGNHNVRRVSIDDSLLEDDKEMLEDLIAAALNDAVRRVEEASKEKMGSIAGGMQLPPGMKMPF
- the recR gene encoding recombination mediator RecR, which encodes MSRYTPLLQQLIDALRILPGVGPKSAQRMAFALLERNRDAGLALADALTQAMTNIGNCQGCRTFCQSTLCSICTDPKRELDGILCVVGSAADQHAIEQTGQFKGRYFVLQGYLSPLDGIGPQDLGLDSLNELLAKGSTTELILATNPTVEGDATAFYIAELAQKYKVKVSRIAQGIPIGGELEFIDGTTLSHAFSGRKQY
- the dnaX gene encoding DNA polymerase III subunit gamma/tau, with product MSYQVLARKWRPQHFSQLVGQEHVKNALSNALTNNRLHHAYLFTGTRGVGKTTIARIFAKSLNCEQGITASPCGTCSACLEIDAGNFVDLMEIDAASRTKVEDTRDLLDNVQYAPSRGRFKVYLIDEVHMLSKHSFNALLKTLEEPPSHVKFLLATTDPQKLPITVLSRCLQFNLLALSPNQISQHLAYVLTEEGIPFVEPALSLIAKAAKGSLRDSLSLTDQAIAQSNSNIQLDVIRAMLGYLEQSWAEQLLQAVLDQDAVSLQQQLASLVQQHNDYAQVLDDILAILHLTALSQFTPAAAAISESADFILQLAQRLEPAQVQLYYQLLISGKKELAYAPDALIGLEMALLRAMAFAPAKVNITSLATQPIIEPSPESLPQTAPAAIAVSPDIAKKTIVEPAVSAPEIQQPAAEQSISGIDSVTSGIMARRGIKLAQPSRDAEKKIERPKAPHSLELQQVEPPFKSQQLSHSSPVTTAEAINTNEVQPQPVLDDEPDSYVANDEPEMFEHAQADVMWQQFQTESPALTEFDGSINQQNFSIKFAAQVDAWAARIEQLDTGGLSRLFLLNAAMSLQAENMQLTVAKSQQHLDNAEFRQNLQQLLERSFNQRLQVHIHYQDEVADSPLAIQQRIVAERRIYVHNLLQQDPNIIQLQQLFGAQMLEDTIQVN
- the adk gene encoding adenylate kinase, translated to MRIILLGAPGAGKGTQAQLLMNKYGIPQISTGDMLRAAIKEGSALGVAAKQVMDAGQLVSDDLIIGLVKERIAKADCAQGFLLDGFPRTIPQADAMKENGIVIDHVIEFDVADDVIVERMSGRRVHPASGRVYHLRYNPPKVEGKDDITGEDLVIRVDDVEETVRKRLAIYHEQTEPLVGYYRKEAEAGNTKYHHIDGTKPVDQVGQELLSRLS
- the htpG gene encoding molecular chaperone HtpG; amino-acid sequence: MSDTTATSAGQKQTHGFQAEVKQLLQLMIHSLYSNKEIFLRELVSNASDAADKLRFMALSDSSLYGDDGELRVRISLDEKARTLTIDDNGIGMSEQDVISHLGTIAKSGTKEFFSQLSGDQSKDSNLIGQFGVGFYSAFIVADKVTVRTRKAGAAANEAIEWESAGEGDYSITPITKDSRGTEITLHLREGEDEFLSRWTVERIVTKYSDHISIPVELWQEAQAEVKGEDGEVTTPAKPGQWQAVNKATALWTRDKSDLTDEEYNEFYKHISHDWSDPLSWSHNKVEGNNNYTSLLYIPKKAPFDMWNRDAQHGLKLYVQRVFIMDDAEQFMPSYLRFIKGVLDSSDLPLNVSREILQDTKVTQSLRKGCTSRTLKMLEKLTKDSEKYQAFWDEFGQVLKEGPAEDMANKEQIAALLRFASTHTDESVQNVSLADYISRMKEGQDEIYYIVADSFAAAKNSPHLEVLRKKGLEVLLLSDRIDEWLVQHLTEFNDKKLRSVAKGGLDLSKLDDEETKKAQQETEEAFASVLERFKTALGNQVKDVKVSHRLTDSPACVVTDEHDMSTQMIKLMESAGQKVPEVKPIFEINAEHTLVKHISEQQDEDRFKEWAEVLLDQALLAEKGNLKDPASFVNRLNKLLLSLAK